A window from Leptothermofonsia sichuanensis E412 encodes these proteins:
- a CDS encoding glycosyltransferase family A protein — protein MPCYNAEKFVEEAITSALSQTYPNIEVIVVDDGSSHRSHCS, from the coding sequence ATTCCCTGCTACAACGCAGAAAAGTTTGTGGAAGAGGCGATTACCAGTGCCCTGTCCCAGACCTACCCCAATATTGAAGTCATTGTGGTGGATGATGGATCGAGCCATCGTTCCCATTGCTCTTAA